Proteins encoded by one window of Lacipirellulaceae bacterium:
- a CDS encoding MoxR family ATPase yields MSQTTIPDSMSLSGSPTAKLSDDDVAAIDQLREAYAKLRDELGKVIIGQGDVVELLSVCLFARGHALLMGVPGLAKTLLVSKLAETMSLDFSRIQFTPDLMPMDITGTDILQETPDGRREFEFVHGPVFANVVLADEINRAPPKTQAAMLEAMQEGKVTAVGKPFDLPPPFLVLATQNPVEQEGTYPLPEAQLDRFMFLIELDYPSEVEEIEIARTTTGGELPKLDQLMNGEEIIRHQELVRRVPVPDHIYTYAARLVRKTRPNSKDAPGWLKPLVSWGAGPRAVQNLILGAKARAALLGSYMVRLEDVQEVAAAVLTHRVITTFAAQAEGIDAREIVKRLVEETDTEE; encoded by the coding sequence ATGTCTCAGACGACTATCCCCGATTCGATGTCATTGTCGGGCTCACCCACCGCCAAGCTCTCTGACGATGATGTCGCGGCGATTGATCAGTTACGTGAAGCCTACGCGAAACTTCGCGACGAGCTTGGTAAGGTGATCATTGGGCAGGGGGATGTCGTCGAACTGCTTTCAGTATGTCTCTTTGCTCGTGGTCACGCCCTACTGATGGGCGTACCCGGTTTGGCGAAAACGCTGCTGGTGAGCAAACTGGCCGAGACGATGTCGCTCGACTTCAGTCGCATCCAGTTTACGCCCGACCTGATGCCGATGGACATCACGGGAACGGACATCCTGCAAGAGACACCTGACGGACGGCGTGAATTTGAATTCGTCCACGGACCCGTGTTTGCTAATGTTGTCTTGGCCGATGAGATCAACCGTGCCCCACCAAAAACTCAAGCGGCCATGCTGGAAGCGATGCAGGAAGGCAAAGTCACCGCGGTCGGTAAGCCGTTCGACTTGCCGCCACCGTTCCTAGTGCTTGCGACCCAAAACCCGGTCGAACAGGAAGGGACCTACCCGCTGCCTGAGGCGCAGCTCGATCGCTTCATGTTCTTGATCGAACTCGACTATCCTTCCGAGGTCGAAGAAATTGAAATCGCTCGCACGACAACCGGCGGCGAACTTCCGAAGCTTGACCAGTTAATGAATGGCGAGGAGATCATCCGCCATCAAGAACTGGTCCGACGCGTACCCGTGCCAGACCATATCTATACCTATGCGGCACGCTTGGTTCGTAAGACCCGCCCCAACAGCAAAGACGCCCCAGGGTGGCTCAAGCCACTGGTCTCTTGGGGAGCAGGCCCACGTGCCGTGCAGAACTTAATTCTCGGCGCCAAAGCACGCGCGGCACTTTTGGGCAGCTACATGGTTCGCCTGGAGGACGTGCAAGAAGTCGCCGCGGCGGTATTAACGCACCGTGTAATCACAACGTTTGCGGCGCAAGCGGAAGGCATCGACGCGCGGGAAATCGTCAAGCGACTGGTTGAGGAGACAGACACCGAGGAGTAG
- a CDS encoding BatA domain-containing protein produces the protein MTFIQPLLLWGLPLIALPIIIHLINQRRYQTVDWAAMKFLLSANQMSRGYARLRRWLIMAMRMAAIAGIIFAVSRPLASGWLGVTAGGKADTTIILLDRSPSMQQQAAGGVSKLDTARRELVDTLETLGSNRWVLIDSATLEPQEISSPAALIDAPQTTGASAAADVPAMLQAAHDYIKANSPGHTEIWLASDLRENDWQATSGRWASLREAFIEFPQEVRFHLLEYADTPASATNASIRVTEARRETLRDQSQLVVSLVIKRQNTGAGGNSESLEKQTLPLRFEIDGARSEMNVEIASTQFELKDHRIPLNGQETRGSGRVSLPADSNPADDQAYFVFDESPVRHTAVVAEEPERVRALRLAASIAPSPAMTNEADIVTPDTLQTLAWEELALVLWQAPLPTGKALELVQGVVDRGGQVIFFPPRDPSNREAFGIGWQAWVENDKPIAANTWRGDQGLLSNTQSGASLPVGKWKVRRYCTLKGEATQLAALPEGVPLLSRVTTDRGGVYFCATTADPRDSSLAADGLVLYATLQRLIDEGAKSLGATRLQTAGEAFPVSADPWKRVVGEEDVATLSTDHQYHRGVYSSGEKLLAVNRPTAEDMTETVADARLNRLFEGLDFDRVERTAGTGGGIVQEIWRLFLGLMLIALVVEAALCLPRVVNKAADVAPAFRPTMATEEPAPEGEAA, from the coding sequence ATGACGTTCATTCAACCGCTGTTGCTCTGGGGGCTACCTCTGATTGCCCTGCCGATCATCATCCATTTGATCAACCAGCGCCGTTACCAAACGGTCGACTGGGCGGCGATGAAGTTCTTGCTCTCGGCAAATCAAATGTCGCGTGGCTACGCACGACTCCGGCGTTGGCTGATCATGGCCATGCGGATGGCGGCCATCGCGGGGATTATTTTCGCCGTGAGTCGTCCCCTAGCGAGCGGTTGGCTCGGCGTCACCGCGGGAGGCAAGGCGGATACAACGATTATCCTGCTCGATCGTTCGCCAAGTATGCAGCAGCAAGCCGCGGGCGGTGTGTCGAAGCTTGACACCGCACGGCGAGAATTGGTCGACACGCTGGAAACGCTCGGCAGCAATCGCTGGGTGCTGATCGACAGCGCGACCTTAGAGCCGCAAGAGATTTCTTCACCGGCGGCATTGATCGACGCTCCACAAACGACCGGCGCTAGCGCTGCCGCTGACGTGCCGGCCATGTTGCAGGCAGCACACGATTACATCAAAGCGAACAGCCCCGGGCACACAGAAATTTGGCTCGCCTCCGACCTGCGGGAGAACGACTGGCAAGCGACTAGTGGGCGGTGGGCGTCGCTGCGAGAAGCGTTCATCGAATTCCCGCAGGAAGTCCGCTTTCATTTGCTGGAGTACGCAGACACGCCCGCCAGCGCCACGAATGCTTCGATCCGAGTCACCGAAGCTCGTCGAGAAACGTTACGTGACCAGAGCCAGTTGGTCGTCTCCTTGGTCATCAAGCGCCAAAATACTGGAGCTGGGGGCAATAGCGAAAGCTTGGAAAAGCAGACCTTGCCTTTGCGTTTCGAAATCGACGGTGCCCGCTCGGAGATGAATGTCGAAATCGCCAGCACGCAGTTTGAACTGAAGGACCATCGCATACCATTGAACGGCCAAGAGACACGCGGTTCGGGACGGGTCTCGCTGCCGGCGGATTCCAACCCGGCGGACGATCAGGCCTACTTTGTGTTCGATGAGTCGCCGGTCCGCCATACGGCCGTCGTGGCGGAGGAACCTGAACGCGTGCGGGCACTACGTCTGGCCGCTTCGATTGCTCCGTCACCCGCGATGACCAACGAAGCCGATATCGTCACGCCCGACACTCTGCAAACACTCGCTTGGGAAGAGTTGGCACTCGTCCTCTGGCAGGCACCGTTGCCGACGGGCAAGGCGTTGGAGCTGGTGCAAGGCGTGGTTGATCGCGGTGGCCAAGTGATTTTCTTCCCGCCACGCGATCCTAGTAATCGCGAAGCTTTCGGTATCGGCTGGCAAGCCTGGGTCGAGAACGACAAGCCCATTGCCGCCAACACGTGGCGGGGTGATCAGGGGCTCTTGTCCAACACGCAAAGCGGAGCCTCACTGCCTGTGGGTAAGTGGAAAGTCCGGCGTTACTGCACGCTGAAGGGCGAAGCGACTCAGCTCGCGGCATTGCCTGAAGGCGTCCCATTGCTCTCTCGCGTAACGACCGATCGTGGAGGCGTTTATTTCTGTGCGACGACCGCCGACCCGCGTGACTCATCACTCGCTGCTGATGGCTTGGTGCTGTACGCAACGTTGCAGCGTTTGATTGACGAAGGGGCGAAGTCGCTCGGCGCAACGCGCCTGCAAACTGCCGGTGAAGCGTTTCCCGTTTCCGCGGACCCTTGGAAACGAGTTGTGGGCGAAGAAGATGTGGCAACGCTTTCCACAGACCATCAATACCACCGGGGTGTTTATTCCAGCGGGGAGAAACTCCTCGCCGTGAATCGCCCCACCGCCGAAGACATGACCGAAACGGTTGCCGATGCCAGGTTGAATCGCCTATTCGAAGGCCTGGACTTCGATCGTGTCGAACGGACGGCCGGCACCGGCGGTGGAATCGTTCAAGAGATTTGGCGTTTGTTCTTGGGACTCATGCTGATTGCCCTGGTCGTTGAAGCGGCGCTCTGCTTGCCACGCGTGGTGAATAAAGCAGCAGACGTGGCACCCGCCTTCCGACCGACGATGGCAACCGAAGAGCCAGCTCCGGAAGGGGAGGCCGCATGA
- a CDS encoding DUF58 domain-containing protein, with translation MLTDGQSRDFLEPAVLARLASVPMFARRAMQGSVSGRHPSPHRGASVEFAEYRKYVPGDDLRRLHWRALGRTGRYYVKEFEADTNLRLCIVLDTSGSMDFGSDTSEQRMTKFAYARRLAGSLGYLAVQQGDAVGLACVAGGIIRDIPPRRNPAHLMHIFDTLEETKPDGDTQLVPVLHELAETIRQRALIVVISDFFVEPALLRECFEHLRFRKHDLATFHLLDPQELNFTFRRPVRFQDMEGGTSIFAEPTEIADRYHKALQQYRDDLKQIVLETGVDYHEVRIDEDYEQVLMNFLVRRTQMRGKR, from the coding sequence ATGCTAACCGACGGCCAATCGCGTGATTTCTTGGAACCTGCCGTGCTGGCGCGGTTGGCGAGTGTTCCGATGTTTGCGCGGCGGGCGATGCAGGGGAGCGTTTCCGGGCGGCATCCTAGCCCACATCGCGGAGCGAGTGTCGAGTTCGCCGAGTATCGCAAGTACGTCCCCGGGGACGATCTGCGGCGGTTGCATTGGCGGGCGCTGGGCCGCACCGGGCGTTACTATGTGAAAGAGTTCGAGGCGGACACCAACTTGCGGCTTTGCATTGTGTTGGACACCAGCGGCTCGATGGACTTTGGTTCCGACACGAGTGAGCAGCGGATGACGAAGTTCGCCTACGCCCGGCGCTTGGCCGGTTCGCTGGGTTACTTGGCCGTGCAGCAGGGCGATGCGGTTGGCTTGGCATGCGTCGCTGGCGGGATCATTCGTGATATTCCCCCGCGGCGAAATCCGGCCCACTTGATGCATATCTTCGACACGCTTGAAGAAACGAAACCCGATGGCGACACGCAGCTCGTTCCCGTCTTGCATGAGCTGGCCGAAACGATTCGCCAGCGGGCACTTATCGTCGTGATCTCCGATTTCTTCGTTGAGCCCGCCTTACTGCGTGAGTGCTTTGAGCATCTCCGCTTCCGGAAGCATGATCTGGCTACCTTTCACTTGCTCGATCCGCAGGAATTGAACTTCACGTTCCGCCGCCCCGTGCGTTTCCAAGACATGGAAGGGGGCACGAGCATCTTCGCCGAGCCGACCGAGATTGCCGACCGTTATCACAAGGCGCTCCAGCAGTATCGCGACGACCTGAAGCAGATCGTCCTGGAGACGGGCGTCGACTATCACGAAGTTCGCATCGACGAAGATTACGAGCAAGTGCTGATGAACTTTCTCGTCCGCCGTACGCAAATGCGGGGGAAACGATGA
- a CDS encoding TlpA disulfide reductase family protein codes for MHRFICVSIVLCFSFANAVNGVATTQNVVLHLANGDHLAGSPVASEDSEKVRWAPSFAKGVYEFPWPQISAMQFPRPERVETPSGMFCFELQDGDLVFGDLTAVSEDWFSVKRESAKVMQLRRASVRRISSWNNGKDLVYLGPDDLADWKPSEKGSWQQASGSLKSTGKQVSIYRDVKLPAQSCIELEISWNRVPDFTIGLGVNESEEVFKQAFMVDVLSNSVVAVRETDKEADLAVLRTVGKQAGRLHLLLHLDQAAGRLLVTTPAGQTLADLSVRSSPKKEAKKKQRQLGKLTELMNPKAGQELPIYGGIRFGNREGDLSLDRLRISRWDGRVPAEVKQAGTRIQLRDGKVRYGEIIGYDSESQSLVIQSTSADEAADEASQATADEQTLAADTVAEIAFSGEAATVKGSVRLSLHTGLRLRGDLVRIAEDALVLSCSALKDDFEVPLENVRTLMGIPSASSSATSKQAQPAPDGQVARLEVSLAGGEKSFMKGILVPGGGDEQSSPLHWQPRGSDKALPLLNDVSGRLVYRDPPPKPSLQQKQMQARRRVQRPKLMNGLLNAFTGGNGSSIGKGGPAIYLRAGDKLPSRVESIDSRGVTFKSPLTEATFVPHSEVKAIELITKGVDGRVTSDRRDQLLTLPRLQRNNPPTHLLVSIFGDYLRCRLVSLDDRWAVVEVRLEQQRIERKKVARIIWLGDPPPLPTDTAESLDESTNAEVEDNAEAEDDANQEAEQAIAAEDEAFRSRLRVQAVRSDGVRLTFTPEELSGKQLMGKSLVLSKCSVDLGQVDQLLLGDRIEQAAAELAYQRWKMQHAADPREDDEEGAAGVDSALVGQPAPDMSLPFVKDGKLIKKNFKVSDYQGKVLVMDFWASWCGPCTQAMPMIDRLGEEFADRNVEIVAVNMQESPAKIARALERMKVTPTVALDRDGIAAQRYQVSGIPQTVVIDREGKVARVFIGAGPKFEEQLRGILEEVSFPGQ; via the coding sequence ATGCATCGATTTATCTGTGTTAGCATTGTCCTGTGCTTCTCATTCGCGAACGCAGTGAATGGTGTGGCGACAACACAGAACGTTGTCCTTCACTTAGCTAACGGCGACCATCTGGCCGGCAGCCCTGTCGCGAGTGAGGATTCCGAGAAGGTCCGCTGGGCCCCTTCTTTCGCCAAAGGCGTTTATGAATTCCCTTGGCCGCAAATTTCCGCGATGCAGTTTCCGAGGCCCGAACGCGTTGAAACACCCTCCGGGATGTTTTGCTTTGAACTGCAGGATGGCGATCTGGTTTTCGGTGATCTGACGGCAGTTTCTGAGGATTGGTTCTCCGTCAAACGCGAGAGCGCAAAAGTGATGCAATTGCGCCGCGCAAGCGTACGGCGAATTTCGTCCTGGAACAACGGGAAAGACTTGGTCTATCTCGGACCGGACGATTTGGCGGACTGGAAACCTTCGGAGAAGGGCTCTTGGCAGCAAGCCTCAGGCAGTTTGAAGTCCACCGGAAAGCAAGTTTCGATCTATCGTGATGTGAAGTTGCCAGCGCAGAGCTGTATCGAGTTGGAAATCTCCTGGAATCGCGTCCCCGACTTTACCATTGGTCTAGGTGTCAATGAAAGTGAAGAGGTCTTCAAGCAGGCTTTCATGGTGGATGTCCTTTCTAACTCAGTCGTTGCCGTGCGAGAGACCGATAAGGAGGCAGACCTCGCTGTGCTGCGCACGGTGGGCAAGCAAGCAGGGCGATTGCATTTGTTGCTGCACCTAGATCAGGCGGCTGGGCGATTGCTTGTAACGACTCCCGCAGGACAAACCCTAGCAGACCTGAGTGTGCGGTCATCGCCAAAGAAGGAGGCGAAGAAGAAACAAAGGCAACTTGGAAAGCTAACGGAGTTAATGAATCCAAAGGCAGGCCAGGAACTGCCGATCTACGGAGGGATTCGTTTCGGGAATCGTGAAGGCGATCTCTCACTGGATCGCCTCAGGATCAGCCGCTGGGATGGACGAGTTCCGGCAGAAGTGAAACAAGCAGGGACCCGCATCCAACTACGAGACGGAAAGGTCCGCTACGGCGAGATCATCGGATACGACTCCGAATCGCAGAGTTTAGTGATTCAATCGACCTCAGCTGATGAAGCTGCTGATGAAGCGAGCCAAGCGACCGCAGACGAGCAAACACTAGCGGCAGACACCGTCGCGGAGATCGCCTTTTCAGGCGAAGCGGCTACTGTCAAAGGCAGTGTGCGACTCTCTCTACACACCGGTCTGCGGCTGCGCGGCGACCTCGTCCGAATTGCCGAAGATGCTTTGGTGCTTTCTTGCTCGGCACTTAAGGATGACTTTGAAGTTCCTCTCGAAAACGTGCGTACGCTGATGGGAATACCTTCGGCGAGCAGTTCTGCCACAAGTAAGCAAGCACAGCCAGCCCCCGACGGCCAAGTTGCCCGTCTCGAGGTTTCTTTGGCTGGTGGTGAGAAGTCGTTCATGAAAGGAATCCTCGTTCCTGGTGGGGGTGACGAGCAATCGAGCCCCTTGCACTGGCAGCCGCGCGGCAGTGACAAGGCCCTTCCTTTGCTCAACGATGTGTCTGGTCGCCTGGTCTATCGCGACCCTCCGCCCAAGCCCAGTCTTCAGCAGAAACAGATGCAAGCGAGGCGGCGGGTGCAGCGTCCGAAGCTAATGAACGGCCTGCTGAATGCGTTCACCGGTGGAAATGGCTCGTCAATCGGGAAGGGCGGCCCTGCGATTTATCTGCGCGCCGGAGATAAACTGCCAAGCCGTGTCGAGTCGATCGATAGCCGAGGCGTCACCTTTAAGTCGCCACTGACGGAGGCCACGTTCGTACCACATTCCGAAGTGAAAGCGATCGAATTGATCACCAAGGGCGTCGATGGCCGGGTGACCAGCGATCGTCGCGATCAATTGCTGACGCTCCCGCGCCTGCAAAGGAACAATCCGCCAACGCATTTGCTCGTTTCCATCTTCGGCGACTATTTGCGTTGCCGGCTTGTCAGTCTCGATGATCGATGGGCCGTCGTGGAAGTTCGGCTCGAACAGCAACGTATCGAGCGGAAAAAGGTCGCTCGCATCATCTGGCTCGGCGATCCTCCGCCGCTTCCCACCGATACGGCTGAGTCGCTCGATGAATCGACCAACGCGGAAGTAGAAGACAACGCGGAAGCAGAAGACGACGCGAATCAAGAAGCGGAACAGGCAATCGCCGCCGAGGACGAGGCATTCCGCTCACGCTTGCGGGTACAAGCGGTGCGATCTGATGGTGTGCGACTTACCTTTACGCCCGAGGAACTGAGTGGTAAGCAGCTCATGGGAAAGAGTCTTGTGCTGAGCAAGTGCAGTGTCGATCTCGGCCAAGTTGATCAACTGTTGCTTGGTGATCGCATCGAACAGGCTGCCGCCGAACTGGCCTATCAGCGCTGGAAAATGCAACATGCCGCCGATCCACGTGAAGACGACGAGGAGGGGGCTGCCGGTGTTGACTCCGCACTCGTCGGTCAGCCAGCGCCGGACATGTCCTTACCGTTCGTCAAAGATGGCAAGCTCATCAAGAAGAACTTCAAGGTCAGCGACTATCAAGGCAAAGTCTTGGTAATGGACTTCTGGGCCAGTTGGTGCGGCCCCTGCACGCAGGCGATGCCGATGATTGACCGTTTGGGGGAAGAGTTCGCTGATCGTAACGTGGAAATCGTCGCGGTGAACATGCAGGAATCTCCCGCCAAAATCGCCCGCGCTTTAGAGCGAATGAAAGTCACGCCCACCGTCGCCCTCGACCGCGATGGAATTGCCGCCCAGCGGTATCAAGTGAGCGGCATCCCTCAAACAGTCGTCATCGACCGCGAAGGCAAGGTCGCCCGCGTGTTCATCGGTGCCGGGCCGAAGTTTGAAGAACAACTCCGCGGCATACTGGAAGAGGTCAGCTTCCCAGGTCAGTAA
- a CDS encoding squalene--hopene cyclase, with the protein MTRRPLLVLGLLAVLASSGQAQLPNVRYGEVVPRDVREMYDRGLQFLATKQTEQGNWTGGYQGPGTTGMGVMVFLASGEDPNFGVYSNNIRKALRNMINAQDAKTGYFGNSMYHHGFAILGLAEAYGAVDERTLWPAGTKGKRTIGQALELAVRSAITSQKNNPTGAWRYSPQANDADTSVSGAVLVGLLAARNAGIEVPDESIDKAINYYTNMTSDSGQVGYSGGFGGGFDESIARISIASLVYSVARRKDLPEYKATLGYLTARLEQTSNNHYQEYADYYQAQALFQGDIEAWEKWNKLLVRRLKAKQKKDGSFTGQFGPEVGTKMSLLALALNFRFLPIYER; encoded by the coding sequence ATGACGAGACGACCTCTACTCGTGCTGGGCTTGCTGGCGGTTTTGGCCTCTAGCGGCCAGGCCCAGCTTCCCAATGTCCGCTATGGCGAAGTCGTTCCGCGCGACGTGCGCGAGATGTACGACCGTGGCCTCCAATTCCTCGCAACCAAGCAAACCGAACAAGGGAACTGGACCGGGGGCTACCAAGGGCCGGGCACGACGGGGATGGGCGTCATGGTGTTTCTTGCTTCTGGAGAAGACCCCAACTTTGGCGTCTACAGCAACAACATCCGCAAGGCCCTGCGGAATATGATCAACGCCCAGGATGCGAAAACCGGCTACTTCGGCAACTCGATGTACCATCACGGCTTTGCCATCTTGGGCTTGGCAGAAGCTTATGGAGCCGTTGACGAGCGGACCTTATGGCCCGCGGGGACGAAGGGAAAGCGAACAATTGGGCAGGCTCTTGAATTGGCCGTCCGCAGTGCGATCACCTCTCAGAAAAACAACCCGACAGGCGCCTGGCGTTATTCGCCTCAAGCCAACGATGCGGACACGTCTGTAAGCGGAGCCGTGTTGGTCGGCCTGTTGGCAGCCCGTAACGCGGGGATCGAAGTCCCTGACGAATCGATCGACAAAGCGATCAACTATTACACGAACATGACGAGTGATTCCGGCCAGGTCGGCTACTCGGGTGGCTTCGGCGGCGGCTTCGATGAGTCGATCGCTCGGATTTCGATCGCTTCGCTGGTCTACTCCGTCGCCAGGAGGAAAGACTTGCCCGAGTACAAAGCGACGCTCGGCTATCTCACGGCGCGTCTCGAACAGACGTCCAACAATCATTACCAAGAGTACGCGGACTACTACCAAGCCCAGGCGCTCTTTCAAGGCGACATCGAAGCTTGGGAGAAATGGAACAAACTCCTGGTACGTCGTCTCAAGGCGAAGCAGAAGAAGGATGGTAGTTTCACCGGCCAATTTGGTCCTGAGGTTGGAACGAAAATGTCGCTGCTGGCGTTGGCCCTCAACTTCCGATTTCTCCCCATCTACGAGCGGTGA
- a CDS encoding histidine triad nucleotide-binding protein, with amino-acid sequence MTIFKKIINGEIPANIVHNDEHCLAFHDVAPQAPVHVLVIPKKEVVSIEHLAEEDAELLGHLWLTIGNVARDLGLAENGYRVVVNCGSDGGQSVDHLHFHILGGRKLDWPPG; translated from the coding sequence ATGACTATCTTCAAGAAGATCATCAACGGCGAAATTCCCGCGAACATTGTTCATAACGACGAGCATTGCCTCGCGTTCCACGACGTCGCACCGCAGGCACCCGTGCATGTGCTGGTGATTCCCAAGAAAGAAGTCGTTTCGATTGAGCATCTCGCGGAAGAGGACGCTGAGCTTCTAGGCCACCTGTGGCTGACCATCGGCAACGTCGCTCGCGATCTGGGTCTCGCCGAAAACGGCTACCGCGTGGTCGTCAACTGCGGAAGCGATGGTGGCCAAAGCGTTGACCACTTGCACTTTCACATCCTCGGCGGCAGAAAGCTCGACTGGCCGCCAGGATGA
- a CDS encoding DoxX family protein has product MNEMLCNATAVLGRLMLTGIFIMSALGNKIPKFNDVAGYMAGEGVPMPKVALAGAIVFLLAGGFSILLGYKPRIGATLLLVFLILATYYFHDFWKIDQEADPQKYQTEMIAFMKNAALMGAMLFIMANGGGRACLSKLKVEEEE; this is encoded by the coding sequence ATGAATGAGATGCTCTGCAACGCGACCGCTGTGCTTGGCCGACTGATGTTGACCGGCATCTTTATCATGAGCGCCTTGGGCAATAAGATCCCCAAGTTCAACGACGTGGCAGGGTACATGGCCGGTGAAGGCGTGCCGATGCCAAAGGTGGCGTTGGCTGGGGCGATTGTGTTTCTTTTGGCCGGCGGTTTCTCCATACTTCTTGGGTACAAGCCACGGATCGGAGCGACACTGCTTCTCGTCTTTCTGATACTCGCGACCTACTACTTCCACGACTTCTGGAAGATTGATCAAGAAGCCGACCCACAGAAGTACCAAACAGAAATGATCGCCTTTATGAAGAACGCTGCACTGATGGGTGCCATGTTGTTCATCATGGCCAACGGCGGTGGGCGGGCTTGCTTGAGTAAGCTCAAGGTCGAGGAGGAAGAGTAA
- a CDS encoding tyrosine-type recombinase/integrase, with translation MAASESVANTTYLSLKRRSSKYSMDQIGAMKKTNNRTLIGTRVTICKRGKKKIYQADFHWNGQHRRISLRTANKRVAIEKAIALEKQLIDGTYGSVESHEQSTLPQKTFEEATEEFLDYKLTEGLRPKTFSKYRGILKLFASFLATKSINKVGKVHLTHIDDFRKKRNSEIGTKSMHHEGTLLKAFFAWCHDRSYCRKNPLEKRKFSPPKAKKKQRVLTLAQINNLVYAASGNLRYILGMIAFTGMRSGECQRLLVQDIDLKSGWIHIRSRTGKETKTGDEWKVPTHPALRMLLEEYSPRKSGYYFTQPPSRQYPNGDHEINTKRLNESFQKLLRSQGLPTGIKNDGFTIHSLRHAFKSICVSRLIPREYVDHWQGHSSISNASDIYFHTFETDSQEHIRKVPFGQAEPAV, from the coding sequence ATGGCTGCTTCCGAAAGCGTGGCAAACACAACCTACTTGTCACTGAAGCGACGATCGAGCAAATATTCAATGGACCAGATTGGAGCAATGAAAAAAACTAACAACAGAACACTAATCGGAACGCGAGTAACTATTTGCAAACGCGGGAAGAAGAAAATCTATCAAGCAGATTTTCATTGGAATGGTCAACACCGACGAATATCACTCCGGACTGCTAACAAGAGAGTAGCGATCGAGAAAGCTATCGCCTTGGAAAAGCAACTAATTGATGGAACATACGGCTCTGTTGAGAGTCATGAACAGAGCACTCTTCCGCAGAAAACGTTTGAAGAAGCTACTGAAGAGTTTTTGGATTACAAGCTTACCGAGGGGCTGCGACCCAAAACCTTTTCTAAGTATCGCGGAATATTGAAACTGTTCGCATCCTTCCTTGCCACGAAATCAATCAACAAAGTAGGCAAGGTCCACCTAACGCACATTGATGACTTTCGAAAGAAACGCAACTCAGAAATTGGGACAAAGTCGATGCATCATGAGGGCACTTTACTTAAGGCATTCTTCGCATGGTGTCACGATCGTAGCTATTGCAGGAAGAATCCCTTGGAGAAAAGGAAGTTCTCACCACCAAAAGCGAAGAAGAAGCAGCGTGTTTTGACGTTAGCCCAAATCAACAACTTGGTCTACGCTGCGTCTGGTAACCTTCGATATATTCTGGGGATGATTGCCTTTACTGGGATGCGAAGTGGTGAATGCCAACGCCTTCTCGTCCAGGACATCGATCTTAAGTCAGGGTGGATTCATATCCGCAGCCGCACCGGGAAGGAAACGAAGACCGGAGACGAATGGAAAGTACCAACGCATCCAGCACTTCGAATGCTTCTTGAAGAGTACTCTCCCCGAAAAAGCGGTTACTATTTCACGCAGCCACCGAGTCGACAGTATCCTAATGGTGATCACGAAATCAACACGAAACGCCTCAACGAAAGCTTCCAGAAGTTGCTAAGATCACAAGGCCTTCCAACAGGGATCAAAAACGATGGCTTCACAATTCACAGCCTGAGGCATGCGTTTAAGTCGATTTGCGTAAGTAGACTCATACCGCGCGAATACGTAGATCATTGGCAGGGCCATAGCAGTATCAGTAATGCCTCCGATATCTATTTCCACACATTTGAAACAGACAGCCAAGAACACATAAGAAAAGTCCCGTTTGGGCAAGCCGAGCCGGCGGTGTGA